CAAGATTTGGAAGATGTAAGGGATGAACTCTGTTTTTGCTGTTAGAATAAAGAGAGGGCGGACAGATAATGATAGCATTGCTGAAAGAGCAGCTTACCAGTAACATCTTCAACCAAGATCTGATGTGCGGGGTCCCATAGCTTCTGGTTGATTGCAGCTGCATGTGTCGCGGCACAGTATCGAACCAAGGCGCCCAGGGCCTCGAAATGGTAATAGTAAAAGCGAGGGTTGCTAGGGTTAGATTTCATCACGTTGGTGATAAGGATGAGATGTGTCAAGATAGTATCGAGCCAAGGACCCGCTCCAtccttgatgacgatgagaaTTCTCATCACGCATCGCATCAAGAACTCGTTCTCTTGCAATTTCGGTGCGCTAGTCTCTCTTTCAATTAGTTTGAAGAGATGAGTGAGCAGATCCTTTGCAAACGGTTCTATGTCTGCACGAGGGAACATGGCGTTGCCCGCATCATCCGTCAGATACAATACACGCTCCACGGCAATAGCTGCGTACGTATAAACAACATAATTGGTCGAGTTTAGGTTCTGAATCAATGGGCCAATAGCGACCTTCCACTGATCTTTGGACAACTGGCTGCGGAATGTGTAGAGGAACTTGATAGCGTCCACTTTGGCGATGGGCTCAATGCCATCCCCATTCACCAGATCGGAAGCAATGTGTCGTTCAAAGAAATCGACCACGTTGACAAGTGGGTTGACGGTCTTGACACCTTGTGCCTGAGTGACAGCGCCCTTGGCAGCGATGGAGAGGAATAGATAGACGGCAGTATCTTTGGCCTTCCAATCTGCTTTTCCCTGATCGAGATAGTGAGTGATGTATCGAGAAACACAAGCGGTGACAAGGCTCTCGAATTTTTCCTGCAGACTGCGGAGGAAGTCGGTGGCCGATCTCCGTCGAGAGCCAGAATCAGATCCCTCCAAGTCTCGGCGAATATACTCAATTGGCTCATCCTCAAACATTTCAATGTCAGACTCCCGCAGGGCGACATTGGGCAGTATGACTTTTTCGACGATCTCGGTGAGGACTTCCTCACTGTTGAATAGCTCAGAGTGTTCTCGGGTTGCCGCAACTGCCGCTAAGAAGTGCAATGACTTGCTGACAAGAGTGTCATATTTTGTCTGGGATCCAATGGATGAAACAAGACTCCAAGTGCTTGTGATGAAGGGCTTGCAGTATTGAGAAAAGTCGGCATCGTACTTGAACGTATAGAGTTCGAGAAAATCGCAAATGTCGGCTTTGACGGTGTCGACCACGCTGacttcgtcgtcatcgtcggtATCCAAAACGGAGTTGGAGTAGTTTAGATACTTGTGAAGCAGTtcggagatgctggagaggTTGTCTTCGAAAATGGGAGGCAGATCGTGGCAAGACATGTCAAACATGATCTTCAACTGTAAGCTAAGCGTCTCGAACCAGCCTCGGAGAGCTGCTTTATCTTGGCTGAGCTCGGTGATTTTGCTATCGGTGGTCTACATCATGCGCGCGCGCTAGGATCAGCACTGAATCCTGAAACCATGGAAGTGGAATTGTCAGGTAGGGTCGTTCTTACCGCCAGCAGCTGGAAGAATGGAGTACCAAATGTGTTGATGACATGGTTGATTTCTGTGTATAAGCCAGACGTTCCCATAAGTGGCCTCCACCGAACGAAGATGGAATGAGCCACCTCCAGCACGCCGATGTTCACCTTGGGGTCAGTAGCCGAGAATCGGCTGACGAGATCCTGAAAATCGTACCGTCAGTACCAGCTGGATCGAGTTCGCGCAACCACGAATAGGCGGATAGCTACCTGAGTTAGGGTATCCCATCGCTCCCAGAAGTCTGAATCGGCAATGATGCTGACAGCTTCACCCAACTGGCTCTGAATATTGGCGGGAGAGGCAATCATCAGTCCGATGAGGCGCTCTTTGATCGTCTGAACCTCGTCTTGCGGGATCTTGTAGTTTCCATTCGCGTCCTACGTATGTCGGCTTTAGTATCTTGGGAACTGCGTTCGGAGACGTGTCGGCGCGGATGGTATCGGCGGCGCGGTGTTGCATCGCATTGCATCGAGACTTACCACATAGTTGAGTCGGATGAAGTTCTTAAAAGCCAGGGCAGCGCTTAGCCGAGTGTTGACGGGGAGTGAATCGGAGCTGACGATAGTGAGCAGAGTCAGAGAGTACTGAGGCTTGGTCGCCTCCTGCTTGAGGGCAGCTTCGGCTGGATTTGTTGGACGCTGGTCAGCACGCGATGAGCTCTCCAGACGCGTTTCGTGCTCTCCGTGTATCTGCAGACAGGGCGGGGCACTGGCGAGAAGCATTACATACCTTCACGGTGCTGGGCAGGATCGAGTGTTGCCTGGAGCAGCTGTGCAATGTGGCCCACGTCGGCCGCCATGGTGACTGCTTTCGCGTTGGATATGAGGCAAGATTGGGGGCAATATGTAGGGaggaagggagagaagaggggagaggaagtAAATTGGCTGTGGTGAGGATGGTGTTAGGATTGGGCGGTATGTTTGTTGTAGATGGACGActttttttggtggttgCCTCGTAGCTGGTAGCGCCTCTGCTGAGACCGACCTTACAAGGCTCTAGTGGGGGAGAGCTTTTCCAGGGCCGTTTGCTTCAATGCTGCAGAGGCTTTTGCTTGTGCAGACGGCGGGGTGCAAGTGGGCCAGCTGGGGGGACAAGCCTCAGTTGGTGATCGGTGCTGTCAGCTGTCATCAGCCGTCGACGGCTGGCTAGGTTTGATTGATGAGATTAATTGATTCATTGATGGATTCATGGGTCTACTAGATGGTACTACTGCTGATATAGGAGCTATGATGCCTTGGAGGTAGACAGAGGTACACCACCTTGAAGGCCTTGTAAACAGACGAGTATCGACATTGCGGATGGCTGCCGCCGAATCGAATCACACCCGCATCAGGTAACGGTACACTGCCTACAATTTTTGCAGAAGTACTATCAGTAATGTACAAATGATCCATGTAGAAGAGGTTTATCATAATATACGCATCTCGAGGCTTCAATTGATGAGGTGACCAATAATAACATTGATCATGGACACCATTGAAATTACATCAATGCGGCATGAGCCAGCCCAGGCTGCAATCAGTTGGCTGCCGCGTCCTGGCGCAGC
Above is a genomic segment from Trichoderma breve strain T069 chromosome 6, whole genome shotgun sequence containing:
- a CDS encoding cse1 domain-containing protein, which translates into the protein MAADVGHIAQLLQATLDPAQHREAEAALKQEATKPQYSLTLLTIVSSDSLPVNTRLSAALAFKNFIRLNYVDANGNYKIPQDEVQTIKERLIGLMIASPANIQSQLGEAVSIIADSDFWERWDTLTQDLVSRFSATDPKVNIGVLEVAHSIFVRWRPLMGTSGLYTEINHVINTFGTPFFQLLATTDSKITELSQDKAALRGWFETLSLQLKIMFDMSCHDLPPIFEDNLSSISELLHKYLNYSNSVLDTDDDDEYDADFSQYCKPFITSTWSLVSSIGSQTKYDTLVSKSLHFLAAVAATREHSELFNSEEVLTEIVEKVILPNVALRESDIEMFEDEPIEYIRRDLEGSDSGSRRRSATDFLRSLQEKFESLVTACVSRYITHYLDQGKADWKAKDTAVYLFLSIAAKGAVTQAQGVKTVNPLVNVVDFFERHIASDLVNGDGIEPIAKVDAIKFLYTFRSQLSKDQWKVAIGPLIQNLNSTNYVVYTYAAIAVERVLYLTDDAGNAMFPRADIEPFAKDLLTHLFKLIERETSAPKLQENEFLMRCVMRILIVIKDGAGPWLDTILTHLILITNVMKSNPSNPRFYYYHFEALGALVRYCAATHAAAINQKLWDPAHQILVEDVTAKTEFIPYIFQILAQLLESSPADSVSDNYRALLGPLLQPTLWETRGNIPACTRLLSALIPRVAKTIVAENHLEAVLGIFQRLLNGKKSELNAFDVLEAVVNSFEPSALDPYFDTILTLIFTKLQGSPADSFKIRFVRFFHLVGGRLEAGYGTDYFVKHSDKVDEKVFAQVYPPFILQETDKLARPVDRKAAVVSLTKTLCDSQVFAQKFAKGWGNTCRILLTLLANPPSAAAGVGDEIITENSPDDIGFGLTFTALNTCKPAARDDFPEVQNVTTWVKEYMVGANQRHGGAVEGFISQRLTPELQEAIAQYIR